In the genome of Hyphomonas sp. Mor2, one region contains:
- a CDS encoding DUF1353 domain-containing protein has translation MPFHKSRKQVLPETAEKSAEINESVLTNEAYTTSQVWPLVVAILDKDLERNGRTTAVLVSGFDYEHEKMDGSVFVPEGYVTDFASIPGALRVFVSPFGRHAKAAVLHDWLYAVGEPKKKRFADILFRRAMKELGVPFFSRSFMFLAVRLFGGKAYKSADLEWQHSWADWQLGERVDPPGERSEWFSTEA, from the coding sequence ATGCCGTTTCATAAGTCCCGCAAGCAGGTCTTGCCTGAAACCGCGGAAAAGTCTGCCGAGATCAACGAGTCGGTCCTCACCAATGAGGCGTATACGACCAGTCAGGTCTGGCCTCTGGTTGTGGCGATTCTGGACAAGGATCTGGAGCGCAATGGCCGAACCACGGCGGTGCTGGTTTCAGGGTTTGACTATGAGCATGAAAAAATGGACGGCAGCGTGTTTGTGCCGGAGGGCTACGTGACCGATTTCGCGTCCATTCCGGGCGCCCTGCGCGTCTTCGTCTCCCCCTTCGGGCGCCACGCCAAGGCGGCGGTCCTGCATGATTGGTTGTACGCCGTCGGTGAGCCGAAGAAGAAACGGTTTGCGGACATCCTGTTCCGGCGGGCCATGAAGGAACTGGGTGTGCCATTCTTCTCCCGGTCTTTCATGTTTCTTGCCGTGCGCCTGTTCGGCGGCAAGGCGTACAAGAGCGCCGACTTGGAGTGGCAGCACTCCTGGGCCGATTGGCAGCTGGGCGAACGCGTCGATCCACCAGGCGAGCGCAGCGAGTGGTTCAGCACTGAAGCATAA
- a CDS encoding DUF465 domain-containing protein: protein MSHTPHELVDDFPGEKARISELKRTSPHFARLADRYHEINRTIHRMEERIEPVTDTTELALRRERMQLKDQLYAMMQPSGFTRAS from the coding sequence ATGAGCCATACACCGCATGAACTCGTTGATGATTTCCCGGGTGAAAAGGCGCGGATTTCCGAACTGAAACGGACCAGTCCGCACTTCGCCAGGCTGGCCGATCGCTATCATGAGATCAATCGTACGATCCATCGTATGGAAGAGCGTATAGAGCCGGTGACAGACACAACAGAGCTCGCACTGCGACGCGAACGCATGCAGCTGAAAGACCAGCTCTATGCGATGATGCAACCCAGCGGGTTCACCCGCGCGAGTTAG
- a CDS encoding FAD-dependent oxidoreductase, with protein MSDQIYDVAIVGAGPTGAALALGLAQADLRVAVIDTRDPQAELRPDGRNFAIVTGSWRMLRKLGVTADLDASSQPLRGLEAVDGGTHYFGQPSVLFTQEDLDSPDPDEPLGQMVMAEPLQRALDRAMEEDTRIDRIAPDFFEAQRALPGCAEISLKSSKVLRARLLVGADGMTSPVRQSLGIPTEGRDYDKSVFTANVTLSRPHEGIARQLFTPEGPFATLPLKGDRANLAWYLQRGAAETLAALPKAEAEAELNARFADFAGEMTIEGQAGSYPLILQLATELVGPRAALVGDAARRVNPLAGQGLNQGFRDVAALIEIAEQTRRLGGEIGSPQMLEAYSQARRFDGTGTALALDAIDRLFSNDSNWTKPIRTLGLIAAARISPLRRFLAKKASATEDGVAGPMNDW; from the coding sequence ATGAGCGATCAGATCTATGACGTTGCGATTGTGGGCGCCGGTCCAACCGGAGCCGCGCTGGCGCTGGGCCTCGCCCAGGCGGACCTCCGTGTGGCTGTGATCGACACCCGTGACCCGCAGGCAGAGTTGAGGCCCGATGGGCGTAATTTCGCAATTGTCACAGGCAGTTGGCGCATGCTGCGCAAGCTCGGGGTGACCGCGGACCTCGACGCTTCCAGCCAGCCTTTGCGCGGCCTGGAGGCCGTGGACGGTGGCACGCACTATTTCGGTCAGCCATCTGTCTTGTTCACGCAGGAGGATCTCGACAGCCCGGATCCGGACGAGCCGCTGGGCCAGATGGTCATGGCTGAGCCGCTGCAGCGCGCGCTTGATCGCGCCATGGAGGAAGACACCCGCATCGACCGCATTGCGCCGGACTTCTTTGAGGCGCAACGCGCGTTGCCGGGATGTGCTGAAATCTCGCTGAAAAGCAGCAAAGTGCTGCGCGCGCGCCTCCTGGTCGGCGCAGACGGCATGACTTCACCCGTCCGCCAATCCCTCGGCATTCCGACCGAGGGCCGGGACTATGACAAGTCCGTTTTCACCGCGAATGTCACCTTGAGCCGCCCACATGAGGGCATTGCCCGGCAATTGTTCACGCCGGAAGGTCCTTTCGCGACTTTGCCACTGAAAGGCGACCGCGCCAATCTCGCCTGGTATCTGCAGCGCGGCGCAGCTGAGACGCTCGCAGCGCTGCCCAAGGCCGAGGCGGAGGCCGAGCTCAATGCCCGATTTGCCGACTTTGCCGGAGAGATGACGATTGAAGGCCAGGCCGGGTCTTATCCGCTGATCCTGCAGCTGGCGACCGAACTCGTCGGGCCGCGCGCGGCGCTGGTGGGCGATGCGGCCAGGCGCGTCAATCCGCTGGCCGGGCAGGGGCTCAATCAGGGCTTTCGCGATGTCGCCGCATTGATCGAGATTGCCGAGCAGACACGACGCCTGGGCGGCGAGATCGGATCGCCGCAAATGCTTGAGGCCTACAGCCAGGCGCGGCGGTTTGACGGCACCGGCACAGCGCTTGCGCTCGATGCGATTGATCGGCTGTTTTCAAATGACTCCAACTGGACGAAGCCGATCCGCACGCTCGGATTGATCGCCGCCGCGCGGATATCACCGCTTCGGCGCTTCCTCGCGAAAAAGGCTAGCGCGACAGAAGACGGCGTAGCGGGTCCGATGAATGATTGGTAG
- the lepA gene encoding translation elongation factor 4, producing MTPRDRIRNFSIVAHIDHGKSTLADRLIQQTGTLTEREMSDQVLDSMDIEKERGITIKAQTVRLDYKAQDGETYALNLMDTPGHVDFSYEVSRCLAACEGSLLVVDASQGVEAQTLANVYQAIEQDHEIVPVLNKIDLPAADVPAVKEQIEDVIGLDASDAVEISAKTGIGIDDVLEAIVTRLPAPSHGEADAPLKAALVDAYYDPYLGVVVIVRMHDGVLKKKMKIKMMKTGATYEVDKVGVFKPNPTDVDELGPGEVGFLIASIKEVADCAIGDTITTDKHGTDAALPGYKDVQPVVFCGLFPMDAGDFDDLRAAMGKLRLNDASFTWEMETSAALGMGFRCGFLGLLHLEIIQERLSREFDLDLIATAPSVVYEMTMTDGTEIELHNPADMPDVVKIAEVREPWIKATIYTPDEYLGSILKLCQDRRGIQTELSYVGGRAMVQYELPLNEVVFDFYDRLKSISRGYASFDYEIVGHRAENLVKMNILVNDEPVDALAMLVHRDRAESRGRQMCERLKDLIPRQMFKIPIQAAIGGRIIARETISALRKDVTAKCYGGDATRKRKLLDKQKAGKQRMRQFGKVEIPQEAFVAALRMDGD from the coding sequence ATGACACCACGTGATAGAATCCGAAATTTCTCCATTGTCGCGCATATCGACCATGGCAAGTCGACGCTGGCGGATCGCCTGATCCAGCAGACCGGTACGCTGACCGAGCGGGAAATGTCTGACCAGGTGCTCGACTCAATGGATATTGAGAAAGAGCGCGGGATCACGATCAAGGCGCAGACCGTGCGGCTCGACTACAAGGCCCAGGATGGCGAAACCTATGCGCTGAACCTGATGGACACGCCGGGGCACGTGGACTTCTCTTACGAGGTCAGCCGGTGTCTTGCGGCCTGTGAGGGCTCTCTGCTGGTCGTGGATGCCAGCCAGGGTGTGGAAGCGCAGACACTGGCCAATGTCTATCAGGCGATCGAGCAGGATCATGAGATCGTCCCGGTGCTCAACAAGATTGACCTGCCAGCGGCCGACGTTCCGGCGGTGAAAGAACAGATCGAGGATGTGATCGGGCTGGACGCCTCTGACGCGGTCGAGATTTCGGCCAAGACCGGGATCGGGATTGATGACGTGCTCGAAGCCATCGTCACCCGCTTGCCGGCGCCGTCCCATGGTGAGGCCGACGCGCCGCTCAAAGCCGCACTGGTCGATGCCTATTACGACCCGTATCTCGGCGTCGTGGTCATTGTCCGAATGCATGACGGCGTTCTGAAGAAGAAGATGAAGATCAAGATGATGAAGACCGGCGCGACTTATGAAGTCGACAAGGTCGGCGTCTTCAAACCCAATCCCACGGATGTCGATGAACTGGGGCCGGGCGAGGTTGGCTTCCTGATCGCCTCGATCAAGGAAGTCGCTGATTGCGCGATTGGCGACACGATCACCACTGACAAGCATGGCACCGACGCGGCGTTGCCCGGCTACAAGGACGTACAGCCAGTTGTGTTCTGCGGTCTGTTTCCGATGGATGCAGGTGATTTTGATGATCTGCGCGCCGCAATGGGCAAGCTGCGCCTCAATGATGCGTCATTTACCTGGGAGATGGAGACGTCTGCCGCGCTGGGCATGGGATTCCGCTGCGGTTTCCTGGGATTGTTGCACCTGGAGATCATCCAGGAACGGCTCAGCCGCGAGTTCGATCTCGACCTGATCGCGACCGCTCCCTCTGTGGTCTATGAGATGACCATGACCGATGGCACTGAGATCGAGTTGCATAACCCGGCCGACATGCCGGATGTGGTCAAGATTGCCGAGGTGCGCGAGCCTTGGATCAAGGCGACCATCTACACGCCGGACGAATATCTCGGCTCGATCCTCAAGCTTTGCCAGGATCGACGCGGCATCCAGACGGAACTCTCCTATGTCGGTGGCCGCGCTATGGTGCAGTACGAACTGCCCCTCAACGAGGTCGTGTTCGACTTCTATGATCGCCTGAAGTCGATCTCACGCGGATATGCGAGCTTTGATTATGAGATTGTCGGTCACCGGGCCGAGAATCTCGTGAAGATGAACATCCTGGTCAATGACGAGCCCGTCGATGCGCTGGCCATGCTGGTCCACCGGGACCGGGCAGAGAGCCGCGGCCGGCAAATGTGCGAGCGCTTGAAAGACCTGATCCCGCGCCAGATGTTCAAGATCCCGATTCAGGCGGCGATTGGTGGGCGGATCATTGCGCGCGAGACCATCTCGGCGCTACGCAAGGATGTCACGGCGAAATGCTATGGTGGTGACGCGACCCGGAAGCGCAAGCTGCTCGACAAGCAGAAAGCGGGTAAGCAGCGCATGCGCCAGTTCGGCAAAGTCGAGATCCCGCAGGAAGCCTTTGTGGCCGCGCTGCGCATGGATGGGGACTAG
- a CDS encoding trypsin-like peptidase domain-containing protein yields the protein MSGSNHMSEDYDMEKIIGTDDRSVNHDVRNDMWRPICAIYHNFGDPRQNFIGTGVLVGPRTVFTAAHNVFKLATGSRITSGYVRVGVRGGSAAASARIINFKLPKRYLTSDANGMDQYAHDYAVLHLESSAPAQWAKSHWTLDAMPVLGDKALKARTLTLAGFPAKSHTGKIDLHVGQGKALNWTANPDVFSYKIDTSAGQSGAPVFAHDPSTGKVNVAGVHVAGFAGSHNIANRLTNPVRQKVLSWIRDFEARP from the coding sequence ATGAGCGGGTCGAACCACATGTCCGAAGACTATGATATGGAGAAAATCATCGGCACCGATGATCGCTCCGTCAATCATGATGTTCGCAATGACATGTGGCGTCCGATCTGCGCGATCTACCACAATTTCGGAGATCCGCGGCAGAACTTTATCGGTACGGGCGTTCTGGTCGGCCCGAGAACCGTGTTCACCGCAGCGCACAATGTGTTCAAGCTGGCGACGGGAAGCAGAATCACATCCGGATATGTCAGAGTCGGTGTTCGCGGCGGATCAGCAGCCGCCTCGGCCCGTATCATCAATTTCAAACTGCCGAAGCGCTACCTCACGTCTGACGCCAATGGCATGGATCAGTACGCGCATGATTATGCCGTATTGCACCTGGAGTCTTCGGCGCCGGCGCAATGGGCGAAGTCACATTGGACTCTGGATGCCATGCCAGTGCTAGGCGATAAAGCTCTGAAAGCGCGTACACTGACCCTGGCCGGGTTTCCGGCGAAGAGCCACACCGGGAAAATCGATCTACATGTCGGTCAGGGTAAGGCACTGAACTGGACGGCCAATCCCGATGTCTTCAGCTACAAGATCGACACGTCGGCCGGACAAAGTGGCGCCCCCGTCTTCGCGCATGATCCGAGCACAGGAAAAGTCAACGTGGCGGGCGTCCATGTCGCCGGTTTTGCAGGCTCGCACAACATCGCCAACCGACTGACCAACCCGGTGCGCCAGAAAGTCCTGAGCTGGATCCGTGATTTTGAAGCGCGGCCCTGA
- a CDS encoding DNA translocase FtsK, which produces MANSIAEAAPMREVSDPVWRIITGTGAFALGVFICGSVGSYDPLDPSWNAASDRDVQNLFGTGGAVFADAMRQLLGWSAWVAGLALMIGGAMRAVLIGAPKIRRWMLGFLFVPLSAACFAAWPVPTSWPLRAGLGGMVGDGLHDLAAMPFRALLLPMPEVLSGLVAGAFAMICAFTALGFRRGDARLLQAAAAKSSARAARQAGGLWSRFSFRRRSGVEDLEDETEAFRIHRPNEPVEEFIEPELDDDVFVEDERGIAPEPQRAKSVTVTAPRSATIPKPRVKRPRKGRGAKVPPMDLLQVPPAQRSEIDEEELLAKANRLAEVLREFGVRGRIREVRPGPVVTLFELEPAAGVKSARVISLADDVARSMSAVSCRIAVVPGKNAIGIELPNEERQTVYLRSLLDNEAYTKTKAALPMALGEDIGGAPTVVELAKMPHLLIAGTTGSGKSVGVNAMILSLIFKLPPEECRFIFIDPKMLELSIYEGIPHLLSPVVTDPKKAVLALQWAVREMEMRYELMSKAGVRNLAGFNKKAAEFRKRGDQMTRKVQTGFDDRGKPQYETEILPLDHVPNLVIVIDEMADLMMVAGKEIEGCVQRLAQMARAAGIHLITATQRPSVDVITGTIKANFPTRISYMVTTKIDSRTILGEQGAEQLLGMGDLLYQAAGVKTKRCHGPFVSDEEVQAVVDWLRENGGEPDYNPDVLEEPEDGTGSAIMDAMLGTSTGDKDEDLYAQALAIVLRDKRASTSYLQRRLKIGYNKAATLIERLEEEGVISAPNHAGKRTILKQGDGE; this is translated from the coding sequence ATGGCGAATTCCATCGCAGAAGCGGCGCCCATGCGCGAAGTGTCAGACCCGGTCTGGCGCATTATCACGGGCACGGGCGCGTTTGCGCTCGGCGTGTTCATTTGTGGCAGTGTCGGGTCGTATGATCCGCTCGATCCGAGCTGGAATGCCGCCAGCGATCGGGATGTCCAAAATCTGTTCGGGACAGGCGGAGCCGTGTTTGCTGACGCCATGCGCCAGCTGCTCGGTTGGTCGGCCTGGGTCGCTGGTCTCGCTCTGATGATTGGCGGCGCCATGCGCGCCGTTCTGATCGGCGCGCCGAAGATCCGCAGATGGATGCTGGGATTCCTGTTCGTGCCGCTGTCGGCTGCGTGTTTCGCAGCCTGGCCCGTGCCGACCTCCTGGCCCCTCCGGGCTGGACTGGGTGGCATGGTCGGTGACGGTCTTCACGATTTGGCCGCCATGCCGTTCCGGGCCTTGCTTCTGCCTATGCCGGAAGTTTTATCTGGCCTGGTCGCCGGTGCCTTTGCGATGATTTGCGCCTTTACGGCGCTTGGCTTCCGGCGCGGGGATGCGCGTTTGCTGCAAGCCGCGGCGGCCAAGTCCAGTGCCCGCGCAGCGCGCCAGGCAGGCGGTCTGTGGTCTCGCTTCAGCTTCCGCCGTAGGTCCGGCGTCGAAGATCTGGAAGATGAAACTGAAGCGTTCCGCATCCATCGCCCGAATGAACCGGTCGAGGAGTTTATCGAGCCGGAACTGGATGACGATGTCTTTGTAGAGGATGAGCGAGGCATTGCTCCGGAGCCACAGCGCGCAAAATCCGTGACGGTCACAGCGCCGCGGTCCGCGACCATCCCGAAACCGCGCGTGAAGCGCCCACGCAAGGGCCGCGGGGCCAAGGTGCCGCCAATGGATCTGCTGCAAGTCCCGCCGGCGCAACGCAGCGAGATTGACGAAGAGGAATTGCTGGCCAAGGCCAATCGCCTCGCCGAGGTCCTGCGAGAGTTTGGGGTGCGGGGCCGCATCCGTGAAGTCCGTCCCGGCCCGGTTGTGACCCTGTTTGAGCTGGAACCGGCGGCTGGCGTGAAATCGGCGCGCGTGATCTCCCTCGCCGACGATGTCGCCCGCTCCATGTCAGCGGTCTCGTGCCGGATCGCGGTCGTACCGGGCAAGAATGCCATCGGTATCGAATTGCCGAATGAAGAGCGCCAGACCGTGTATCTGCGCTCACTGCTCGACAATGAGGCTTACACCAAGACCAAGGCGGCCCTGCCTATGGCGCTGGGTGAGGATATTGGCGGCGCCCCGACCGTGGTCGAGCTGGCCAAGATGCCTCACCTGCTGATCGCGGGGACGACCGGGTCCGGTAAATCGGTGGGCGTCAATGCGATGATCCTGTCGCTGATTTTCAAATTACCGCCGGAAGAGTGCCGCTTCATTTTCATCGACCCGAAAATGCTGGAACTCAGCATCTATGAAGGCATTCCGCATCTGCTCTCTCCAGTTGTGACGGATCCGAAAAAGGCTGTCCTGGCGCTGCAATGGGCCGTCCGCGAGATGGAAATGCGCTATGAGCTGATGTCCAAGGCCGGCGTCCGTAACCTGGCTGGTTTCAACAAGAAAGCCGCCGAATTCCGCAAGCGTGGCGATCAGATGACCCGCAAGGTGCAGACGGGTTTCGACGATCGCGGCAAGCCGCAATACGAAACCGAGATCCTGCCGCTCGATCATGTTCCGAACCTGGTCATCGTCATCGACGAAATGGCTGATCTGATGATGGTCGCGGGCAAGGAGATCGAAGGCTGCGTCCAGCGTCTCGCCCAGATGGCGCGCGCTGCCGGTATTCACCTGATCACAGCGACGCAGCGTCCGTCTGTCGACGTCATAACCGGCACGATCAAGGCCAACTTCCCGACCCGTATTTCCTATATGGTGACGACCAAGATCGACTCCCGCACCATTCTCGGCGAACAAGGTGCCGAACAGTTGCTCGGCATGGGCGATCTGCTCTACCAGGCCGCGGGTGTGAAGACCAAACGCTGCCACGGTCCGTTCGTGTCGGATGAAGAAGTGCAGGCGGTGGTCGATTGGCTGCGCGAGAATGGCGGCGAGCCGGACTATAATCCGGACGTGCTCGAGGAGCCCGAGGACGGCACGGGCAGCGCCATCATGGACGCCATGCTCGGCACCTCGACCGGCGACAAGGACGAGGATCTGTACGCTCAGGCCCTGGCCATTGTGCTGCGCGACAAGCGGGCCTCGACCAGCTATCTGCAGCGCCGTCTGAAGATCGGCTATAACAAGGCCGCGACGCTGATTGAACGGCTGGAGGAAGAAGGCGTCATCTCAGCACCGAACCATGCGGGCAAGCGCACCATCCTGAAGCAGGGCGACGGCGAGTAA
- the amt gene encoding ammonium transporter, translated as MKLWMKTAMRGAMMLPVAGLAGLSAHAQEASAVSAYVDSSYLFLIGGLIVMFMAAGFLCLESGLVRSKNASMQSLKNIALFSIAGLMFWLVGYNMAYPSETILNGLFGVPAFIWVGEESLDTGYAASSDWFFQMVFVATAASIVSGTVAERVKLWSFLAFVAVLTAFIYPIVASWEWGGGYLDSAWGFSDFAGSTLVHSTGGWAALIGAIIIGPRAGKYFGEKVNPMPGSNIPLAALGTFILWFGWFGFNGASQLAAGTFDDINAVAKIFANTNMAAVGGVLAAMVLTAVLYKGKVDPTMAFNGAIGGLVSITAEPLAPSMGASVAIGAVGGVLVVLTVPLLDKLKIDDVVGAIPAHLVCGIWGTIIVAASYGNAIMPPAPDAEGAIGVSYVGQLVGVILTGVFVSVASAAVWLALKATIGVRVSEEDEQLGLDRADTGVEAYPEFAS; from the coding sequence ATGAAACTATGGATGAAAACAGCGATGCGAGGAGCGATGATGCTCCCGGTTGCAGGACTAGCGGGGCTGTCGGCTCACGCGCAGGAGGCCAGCGCGGTCAGTGCCTATGTGGACAGCTCTTATCTGTTCCTGATCGGCGGACTGATCGTCATGTTCATGGCCGCAGGCTTCCTTTGCCTGGAATCAGGACTGGTGCGGTCGAAGAATGCGTCCATGCAGTCCCTGAAGAACATTGCCCTGTTCTCAATCGCTGGCCTGATGTTCTGGCTGGTCGGTTACAACATGGCCTATCCAAGCGAGACCATTCTGAACGGTCTGTTTGGTGTCCCGGCCTTTATCTGGGTGGGTGAAGAGAGCCTCGATACCGGTTACGCCGCGAGCTCTGACTGGTTCTTCCAGATGGTGTTCGTCGCCACCGCGGCATCGATTGTTTCGGGCACGGTCGCTGAGCGCGTCAAGCTCTGGTCCTTCCTGGCCTTCGTCGCCGTTCTGACCGCCTTTATCTACCCAATCGTTGCCTCCTGGGAATGGGGTGGTGGTTACCTCGACAGCGCTTGGGGCTTCTCTGACTTTGCTGGCTCTACGCTGGTCCACTCGACCGGTGGCTGGGCGGCTCTGATCGGTGCGATCATCATCGGGCCACGTGCTGGCAAGTATTTCGGCGAGAAAGTGAACCCAATGCCAGGCTCCAACATTCCGCTCGCGGCGCTGGGTACGTTCATTCTCTGGTTCGGTTGGTTCGGCTTTAACGGTGCGTCTCAGCTAGCCGCCGGTACGTTTGACGACATCAATGCTGTCGCCAAGATCTTCGCCAATACCAACATGGCTGCCGTCGGTGGCGTTCTGGCCGCGATGGTCCTGACCGCGGTCCTCTACAAGGGGAAGGTTGACCCAACCATGGCGTTTAACGGCGCGATTGGTGGCCTGGTCTCGATCACGGCTGAGCCGCTGGCTCCAAGCATGGGTGCGTCTGTCGCAATCGGTGCCGTCGGTGGTGTCCTGGTCGTCCTGACCGTGCCGCTGCTCGACAAGCTGAAGATTGACGATGTGGTCGGCGCGATCCCGGCTCACCTGGTCTGCGGTATCTGGGGCACGATCATCGTCGCTGCGTCTTACGGCAACGCCATCATGCCGCCTGCACCTGATGCAGAAGGCGCCATCGGTGTCAGCTATGTCGGCCAGCTTGTCGGCGTCATTTTGACCGGTGTATTTGTCTCTGTCGCTTCTGCCGCTGTCTGGCTGGCGCTCAAGGCCACGATCGGTGTCCGCGTCAGCGAAGAGGACGAGCAACTCGGCCTCGACCGCGCAGACACAGGTGTCGAAGCCTATCCGGAGTTTGCCTCCTAA
- a CDS encoding BolA family protein, translating to MNRSERIHKTLTQAFTPKTLEVIDDSHKHAGHAGARPEGETHYTVVISAAAFDSLSRVARQRAVMDVLKPEFDSGLHALSIKATS from the coding sequence ATGAACAGATCAGAACGTATTCATAAAACTTTGACACAAGCCTTCACGCCAAAGACCCTGGAAGTGATCGATGATAGCCACAAACATGCGGGTCATGCGGGCGCTCGTCCGGAAGGGGAAACGCACTATACGGTGGTCATTTCCGCGGCGGCTTTTGACAGCCTGTCGCGAGTCGCAAGGCAGCGCGCCGTAATGGATGTGCTGAAACCAGAATTCGACTCTGGTTTACATGCGCTTTCGATTAAAGCGACGTCATAA